AGGAAGCCCATTTCCCGCAGATCCTCCTCATCTCCCACATCACGGAGGTCCAGGACGAGTTCTCGACGACGCTCATGGTCGAGATGGGCGCAGACCAGGCAAGCCGGGTCAGGGAGTTCGAATGACCGACCCGGAGACGCTCTACCGGGACGCGATCCGGCGGATTGCCGGGAGGATCCGCGAGACTGTCCCGGAAGACCTCGCGGGCCGGTTTGCAACCGCCGGAGGGTTTGACGCGCCCTCATACCGGCACTGCCGGGGCAAGTTCGACGGTGCCGTCTGCGCGGTGGACGGGAGCAACAGCATCATCCTCGATGCCGGCAGTTTTGCCGTTGCCGCCGTCCGGGCGTCGGTCAGCACCTATGCCGGGAATACGCGCCTCTGCCACCGGACGACGCCGCTTTACGTCGTCACGGTCAACCCGGGCGCCGGAAACGAGGACTTCGATACGCTCTTTTACGACTGCTTCCACTGCTCCCCGAAGGCGCACCTCGACCACGACGACCCGGTCAGGAACACCGCCGTCATGCGGGATACTCTCGAGTACTGGGCGGCGACGGAGATGGCTGCGGAGCTCGATGCCGGGGACCTCATCGTCCTCGACGGTACGCTTCAGGTCCGCCACGCAAGCCACGACGAGGTCATCGAGAGCCTCTTAAACCTCTGCAACCTCCGGGGAGTCCTGATCGCCGCGGTGACGAAACGGACATCGCTCACCTGGGGAGGAGGGTACCCGATCGTCCCGGCGGCAGAGGGGCTCGCCCGCGATCTCTCTGTCCCTGAACCCTGGTACCTCTGCGTCTCCGCGGACGGGGGCCTGATCGACCGGCAGGAGACACGGTCCTGGAAGCAGCGGGGCGAGCAGTACGTCGCGAGGCTCCACCGGCGGGCGGACCGGGCGTTCAAGGTGGAGATACCGAAGTTCTACAGCCCGGAGAAGGTCGAGCGGGTCTTCTCAGCGCTTGCGTCCTTTGCCGACGACGGGCGGGTCACGGGCTACCCCTACCCGCTCCTCGACGCCCACCAGACCACCAAGATCGGGAGGGATGCGATCGAGCAGGTCCGCCAGAACATCATCAGAGAGATGGACCTGCTCGGCATGAACCTCGCCGACTACACCGGCATCTTCGGTGACTACCATGATGAGTTTGATCGATATTGACGGCGACGACGCCTCGAAGTACCGCCTGATCGGGGATCGGGTGCTCAGTTACCGGTTTGCTGCTCCCCACGACGAGGAACTCTACCTCGGAGACGTCTTGAAGATCACCGACCGTGTCAAGGGACTGACGTTCTTTGCGAAAGTGAGCGACCTCCTCCACGCCTGCAACTTCTCCGACCCGAAATGGGACACCCGCCCCCACACCGAGCACTTCTACGGGATAGGGGAGGATGTCTTCATCCTGGTCGAGGCGATACCGCTCGGCTACGTCGGGGAAGATGGTGGCTTCCGGAAGC
This portion of the Methanoculleus caldifontis genome encodes:
- a CDS encoding DNA double-strand break repair nuclease NurA yields the protein MTDPETLYRDAIRRIAGRIRETVPEDLAGRFATAGGFDAPSYRHCRGKFDGAVCAVDGSNSIILDAGSFAVAAVRASVSTYAGNTRLCHRTTPLYVVTVNPGAGNEDFDTLFYDCFHCSPKAHLDHDDPVRNTAVMRDTLEYWAATEMAAELDAGDLIVLDGTLQVRHASHDEVIESLLNLCNLRGVLIAAVTKRTSLTWGGGYPIVPAAEGLARDLSVPEPWYLCVSADGGLIDRQETRSWKQRGEQYVARLHRRADRAFKVEIPKFYSPEKVERVFSALASFADDGRVTGYPYPLLDAHQTTKIGRDAIEQVRQNIIREMDLLGMNLADYTGIFGDYHDEFDRY